The window AACTTAAATATTTACATGAGATAAATATTGGAGGGCTAATATATCCATGTCATAAAATTTTATCACGGTTGTGTGTACGTGCATATAATCTGAATGCTAGTTATTCATAAAAAGGATTTTGACTAGAACATAACTCACCTCTAAGCAAGAATGTATTGGGCCTCGACCACAACCATGCTTCTTTAAAGGAAGAGGATTCAAGGAAATAATCTGCTTTGCCTGAGATGAGCTGGAGTATGACTTTCGTTGCGTAGTAGGAGTCAATCCAACAATATTGAGCTTTGTGGGTGGAACAGGAGGCAGATGAGCCTTCACCACCTGGCTGCCATCATGCCCATTAACCTCAGAAATTCCAGAAAATGGTGTCATTTTAGGACGACGAACATGAGGAATGGGCCGCATGGCTGCTGTTTTTAATCTTTGTCTGGCTGGGAGTAAGGGTGTGCTAAATCCATTCACTGCTCCAAGTGCTTTCTCATTCTCTTCTACTTTAGAAGCAGCAAGATTTGGAAGCCCCTGCCTATTACGAAAGCCTGGTATTGCCTCTTGGCACAGGCGAGATCTCTTCTTACTAGGAGCAGGTGGTCTCAACCAAGCAGGAGGGGTGCTAAGAAATAAGTCATTTAACTGACTATCTTTCGTTCGACTTGAACAGAAGAAAAGAAGGCGGTCAGCATCATCTTTCTCAAAAGAAGCAACAGGTAACCCCTGAATGCTGGCGATTCCAAGTGAAACTAAACTACGATACGAAACATCAGGTGCAAGCTGCCTCAAAACCTGAATATACAGCCAGAATGAATATGGAAGTCACATACAATTCAAAAGAAGCACTGCTTGTTTTCATTCTACCTTTCAACCTAAATGATGATGGAAACTGAAGATCCAAGAGATCCATGTAAATATATACAGCCAGAATGAATATGGAAGTCACATACAATTCAAAAGAAGCACTGCTTGTTTTCATTCTACCTTTCTACCTAAATGATGATGGAAACTGAAGATCCAAGAGATCCATGTAAATATGAGTATACTGTACCCCCTCATTTAATTGAGCTATTGAACAATTTTTGCAATTCTAATGTAATAACCGCACTAGATTAAACTTCAACTTTCACAAGCTTTATTTTTAGGCATGGGAATCAGATAGGCAGTACAGTTTTAACCAGAAGAGCTCAAATTATTAATTCAAGGTTCTTCAATGTTTGGTGCCTCAACAATTCCTTCACATACTAAAATGTTCACCACCGATCATGCAATAAAAGACCAAGATAAAGAGCAAGTAGGCAAATAACCTGTGAAGCCCATACAGGAACCTTCATGCTAACTTCAAATACGGTAGCTCCACAGGCAATTGCGGCAGATTTTCGTGGTTCCACTAAAGGTAATTTGTTTCTGTCATTGTTGGGGACCGCATGTACTAGTTGATTTATTTCAATGACCTCATGCTTTATATGATTCTCCAAGAGCTGAAATAAACAGGTTGCAATGTGTAAAAGTGAAATACAAAGAAAGATGAAAAAGGCAGATAGTCTTAATAGCAGAGTTTAGCCTCACAAGTTTGACCAAGTTACCTGATCATCGAAGCAAGTTTGTGCGCTACCCGAGACAAGAAGTGATATGTGAGCAGAACTACAAGTTGATATATCACACCGCATAGTCACAACACCGCGAGAAAATGTGCCAGCCTGAAGAGGTGGCGGAGGAGCACTGCAGACATAAAGGAAGGCAGTCAGTTTATTATTCTGTATGTTGTTAAGGCCATAACATATCCTCTTTGTGGAAGAAGAGTAAAAAGTAAAAAGCAACATAAGAATTCGAAGTTTTTTTTTCTTGGGTATTCATGCTCAGTGTGTTAATGTTTGATGTGCCCAAATGCATCACATGCAGCGCGTACTTGACACCTACTATCATTGATATAAATGTGTAAATAAAATTAATTTAATTAATAAATATGTTAACAAATGTCCGTTGGCTTTCAAACAATAAGATGATGTCAACCAGTATTAAATTAATATATTGCATGCAACCTCGACAGAGGAAAAATACAAAGAAACCACAATATTCATTAGTCATTTACAAGATCCAACATACCTAAACTTGCCATGGAGCTTGCTTCCACGCATCTGGAACAGGATAAAAAGAAATGACGAAAAATTAGAACTCCTTGCACCGTGATGATAAAATCAGCCATAATATCTAAGGCAAAACTAATCGACTTTGATTCCTTTTCACAAGACAATACTTGATTTGGGAATACCAGGCAGTTCTCATCATAGCAAGATGAAACAAATAGAATAATGAAACGTATAATTACAACAAAACCAGCCAAAGATCATCCCACTTACTTCTATGTTTAAAAGGGCATTGAGACCATCCTCCAACGGTTCTAATATGCCTGCATCCTGAAAATAAGTCAACCAATAAGTATGGTATCCAAAGTGTTTAGAATGAAGTTATCAGTGCCACCGTGTAGTCTACTCCACTAGTATATACATACATGTGTTTGCAAGTAAAAACAATCCAAACATTGGTAGAAAGAGTTAGATCTGAGCTTACCAATGTGGAGGGCTGCCCACAAACAAGAAATCTCAAGCTCACATCATCATCGTGTATCTTTATAGCTGGAAGGGAACCCGTAGCACCTTCTTCGTCTTCCTCCATATCTGCTTCAGGGGGGTCGACACTGATTTTCAAATGCTCACCGAGAATGCATGGGCCCAGCTCAGCACTGGGTTTATCTAAGTTCACACGAACAACATGGTCGTTTTGAACACAGTAAAGCCTAAAGGAAGCATGCGCGAGTTGGAAAGCATCCCACGTATGAGTTGATGAACTGAAATAAAAAAATAAGATCAACATCAACTGTAAGTCAAGCCTTTGAGTGTTAGTACAGAATATAGTGGCATAAAGAAGTCACAGTTCAGGTTCAAGCATGAGTGCATAACAATCCATGCCAGCTAAATCAATAAACTTCCTGTTGGCATTTAGTGTTTAATTTACCTACATATCTGTTCAAACCATGATTTCTAAAAATGGTATGGCTATGCACATAACCAAAAGAATAGAAGATAAGTACCTTTGTACTACTGAAAGTAAAGCATGTCGAAAGTGGCAAGCAGCATAAGTAGAAATTGCATCTTTCCAATATATCACGTAAGGAATTCCCTGCAGATGTACGATATATAAATACAGGTATGCTCTGAACAATAACAAAAAGGGCTTGCAGTTACTCCATGCCCTTGTTCTAGGTGATTCCTCATATTAAACAGCTGGAAGTATATTGAACGAGCCTCACTACATTTACCTTTGATTGAAGTGCCACTGCCAATTCTTCTCCATTTGGAACCTCCAAATAAACCTGCATACAGAGGTATGAAATATGAAATGAAGCTGGGTGAGAAGCCAAACCAACTTAAGTACATTACAGAGAACGGAACAAAAATCATCAACTATAATTGAGGAAATGAAATGCAGCAATCTGCAATAGACCGTATCCCACCTCACTAGCATACCTACCCCTTGGTTGTTAATATTTTGTCAAATGACTCGCCCGGAGTTAAAGACCACATGGTCACTTAATTTACAGAGAAGAACAATAATGAATCAAATTTACCCCATAAGCAGCTGTGGTTTTCTTATAATACATCTGACATAGTTACAGAGAGAATAGAGTCCACACACACAATTATCAAGAAAACAAGTTAAAACATTTCGCGAGTTCTTAATACTTACAGTTGTAGGCAATGTAGCATCAAAGATGTCAGACATAGATTCAGCAGTTGACAAGTAGGCATCTCTCCACACAAGAGGACCAACTTCATCATTCTCAAGCTGCTCTCCTTGCAAGTAAACAAGATTCGGCTTATACGATTCAAGCAATTTACAAAACTCCTCTTCACTCGGGTTAGTCAGAGTTTGAACCTACATTCAAAGAGTTATACATTGTAAAATTAGAAACTAAACTAAAACATCCAATGCACCTAATAAGCTAAGAACATAAACATGCTTCTGCTAACCGATACTCACCTCCAAACGACCTGATGATACCAACTCCGGGAACGGGTACCTCAGCTTATCCTCCGGGGTCTCCTTACCACGTTTATCTTCTGAAATCTCTCCACAAGTAACCACAAGCACACTACAAGTTCCCTGAGCATGAAACATTGTTTCCCTCAAGGCCCCCAACAGAGAGTTGGCAACAGCAAACAAGCTCAGGCTCCTCACACAAGACTTAAAAGCCCCAAAACCATCACATCTCCCACTCCACACCACTGAGACAAAGCCTCAATTCCCAACTTCCCGATCAAAATTCCCAACTCCAATTCAAGTAAGTACAACCAAATCTACTGAGAAT of the Fragaria vesca subsp. vesca linkage group LG6, FraVesHawaii_1.0, whole genome shotgun sequence genome contains:
- the LOC101291643 gene encoding AT-rich interactive domain-containing protein 4-like; the protein is MFHAQGTCSVLVVTCGEISEDKRGKETPEDKLRYPFPELVSSGRLEVQTLTNPSEEEFCKLLESYKPNLVYLQGEQLENDEVGPLVWRDAYLSTAESMSDIFDATLPTTVYLEVPNGEELAVALQSKGIPYVIYWKDAISTYAACHFRHALLSVVQSSSTHTWDAFQLAHASFRLYCVQNDHVVRVNLDKPSAELGPCILGEHLKISVDPPEADMEEDEEGATGSLPAIKIHDDDVSLRFLVCGQPSTLDAGILEPLEDGLNALLNIEMRGSKLHGKFSAPPPPLQAGTFSRGVVTMRCDISTCSSAHISLLVSGSAQTCFDDQLLENHIKHEVIEINQLVHAVPNNDRNKLPLVEPRKSAAIACGATVFEVSMKVPVWASQVLRQLAPDVSYRSLVSLGIASIQGLPVASFEKDDADRLLFFCSSRTKDSQLNDLFLSTPPAWLRPPAPSKKRSRLCQEAIPGFRNRQGLPNLAASKVEENEKALGAVNGFSTPLLPARQRLKTAAMRPIPHVRRPKMTPFSGISEVNGHDGSQVVKAHLPPVPPTKLNIVGLTPTTQRKSYSSSSQAKQIISLNPLPLKKHGCGRGPIHSCLEEEFLKDVMQFLILRGHSRLIPQGGLTEFPDAILNGKRLDLYNLYKEVVTRGGFHVGNGINWKGQIFSKMRNYTMTNRMTGVGNTLKRHYETYLLEYELAHDDVDGECCLLCHSSAAGDWVNCGICGEWAHFGCDRRQGLGAFKDYAKTDGLEYICPHCSISNFKKKPQKVTNGFPQGSTLSRPL